A genomic window from Labeo rohita strain BAU-BD-2019 chromosome 6, IGBB_LRoh.1.0, whole genome shotgun sequence includes:
- the med8 gene encoding mediator of RNA polymerase II transcription subunit 8, with the protein MQQREEKQLEASLESLLARVAHLKGSLQSFILKLENEHDRLTWPSVLDNFALLSGQLNTINKVLKNEKTPSYRSQVIIPLLLSPDRDEELVKLTEQRVPVFSHEIVPDHLRTKPDPEVEEQEKHLSAEAARIGPEVAQKQIQTLNKLCTNLLEKLNNPRDDRDSETSALRQNKPSFNPADTNALVAAVGFGKGLSKCRPPGSVPPGHPGQPMMSAGPTLQQVTIAGTTGHQPGMGGQVTQQQPGQPGKMPSNIKTNIKSASMHPYNR; encoded by the exons ATGCag CAGCGGGAGGAGAAGCAGCTGGAGGCGTCTCTGGAGTCTCTGCTTGCTCGTGTGGCTCATCTGAAAGGTTCCCTGCAGAGTTTCATCTTGAAACTGGAAAACGAGCATGACAGACTCACATG GCCCTCGGTGTTGGATAATTTCGCCCTTCTGTCCGGGCAGCTGAACACCATCAACAAGGTGTTAAAAAACGAGAAGACCCCATCCTACAGGTCCCAGGTCATCATACCCCTGCTGCTGTCTCCTGATCGAGATGAAGAGCTGGTG AAACTAACAGAGCAGCGAGTGCCGGTGTTCAGCCATGAGATCGTGCCGGATCATCTCAGGACCAAACCAGACCCAGAGGTGGAGGaacaggagaaacatctgagcgCCGAAGCGGCCCGGATCGGACCTGAAGTAGCTCAG AAACAGATCCAAACACTGAATAAACTTTGCACGAATCTTTTGGAAAAGCTGAATAATCCTCGTGATGACAGAGACTCTGAAACATCAG CTTTGAGACAAAACAAGCCATCCTTCAATCCCGCTGACACGAATGCTCTGGTGGCAGCGGTGGGGTTTGGAAAGGGACTCTCGAAATGCAGACCACCCGGATCCGTCCCTCCTGGTCACCCTGGACAGCCGATGATGTCAGCAGGTCCCACACTACAACAGGTCACGATCGCTGGAACCACGGGCCATCAGCCCGGCATGGGAGGACAAGTCACCCAACAGCAACCTGGTCAACCTG GTAAAATGCCCAGCAACATCAAGACTAACATCAAGTCTGCATCCATGCATCCTTACAACCGATGA